From Eptesicus fuscus isolate TK198812 chromosome 13, DD_ASM_mEF_20220401, whole genome shotgun sequence, the proteins below share one genomic window:
- the MMP1 gene encoding interstitial collagenase — MLSLPLLLLFWGLGSQGFPATTLKMQEDAEQMVQQYLENYYDLKSDGEQIGRQRKSGLVVEKLKQMQEFFGLKVTGKPDAETLKVMQQARCGVPDVASFVLTEGNPRWKQTQLTYRIENYTPDLSRADVDHAIQKAFQLWSAVTPLTFSKVSEGQADILISFVRGDHRDNSPFDGPGRNLAHAFQPGPHIGGDVHFDEDETWTKDYRNYNLYRVAAHELGHSLGLSHSTDIGALMFPNYIFSGDVQLSQDDINGIQTIYGPSENPIQPIGPQTPQVCDSKLTFDAITTIRGEVMFLKDRFYIRISSYYPEPELNFITIFWPNLPNGLQAAYEFADRDEVRFFKGNKYWAVQGQQTLPGYPKDIYRSFGFPRSVKNIDAAVFEEDTGKTYFFVADKIWRYDEYKQSMDAGYPKEIAANFPGIGNKVDAVFQKDGFFYFFRGTRQYKFDPKTKRILTLQKANSWFNCRQN; from the exons ATGCTCAGCCTtcccctgctgctgctgttctGGGGCCTGGGGTCTCAAGGCTTTCCAGCAACGACTTTAAAAATGCAAGAGGATGCTGAGCAGATGGTCCAG CAATACTTGGAGAACTACTATGACCTGAAGAGTGATGGGGAACAAATTGGAAGGCAGAGAAAGAGTGGCCTCGTGGTTGAAAAACTGAAGCAAATGCAGGAATTCTTTGGGCTGAAAGTGACTGGGAAGCCAGATGCTGAAACCCTGAAGGTGATGCAGCAGGCCAGATGTGGGGTACCAGATGTGGCTTCGTTTGTCCTCACTGAGGGGAACCCTCGGTGGAAGCAAACACAGCTGACCTATAG aattgaaAATTACACACCAGATTTGTCAAGAGCAGATGTGGACCATGCCATTCAGAAAGCCTTTCAACTCTGGAGTGCTGTCACACCCCTAACTTTCTCCAAGGTCTCTGAGGGTCAAGCAGACATACTGATATCCTTCGTCAGGGGAG ATCATCGTGACAACTCTCCCTTTGATGGACCTGGAAGAAACCTTGCTCATGCTTTTCAGCCAGGCCCACATATTGGAGGGGATGTTCACTTTGATGAAGATGAAACATGGACCAAAGATTACAGAA ATTACAACTTGTATCGTGTTGCTGCTCATGAATTGGGCCATTCTCTTGGActctctcattctactgatattGGGGCTTTGATGTTCCCCAACTACATCTTCAGTGGTGATGTTCAACTCTCCCAGGATGACATCAATGGTATCCAGACCATATATG GACCCTCTGAAAATCCCATCCAGCCAATCGGCCCCCAAACCCCACAAGTGTGTGATAGTAAGCTAACCTTTGATGCTATCACTACGATTCGAGGAGAAGTGATGTTCCTCAAAGACAG GTTCTACATACGCATAAGTTCTTACTACCCGGAACCTGAGCTCAATTTCATCACTATCTTCTGGCCAAATCTGCCCAATGGACTTCAAGCTGCTTATGAGTTTGCTGATAGAGATGAAGTCCGGTTTTTCAAAG GCAATAAGTACTGGGCTGTTCAGGGGCAGCAAACGCTGCCTGGATACCCCAAAGACATCTACAGGTCCTTTGGCTTCCCTAGAAGTGTGAAGAATATCGATGCTGCTGTTTTTGAGGAAGATACTGGGAAAACATACTTCTTTGTTGCTGACAAGATCTGGAG GTATGATGAATACAAACAATCCATGGATGCAGGTTATCCCAAAGAGATAGCAGCTAACTTTCCTGGAATTGGCAACAAAGTTGATGCGGTTTTCCAAAAAGATG gatttttctatttcttccgtGGAACGAGGCAGTACAAATTTGATCCTAAAACAAAGAGAATTTTGACTCTCCAGAAAGCTAACAGCTGGTTCAACTGTAGACAAAATTGA